In one window of Camelina sativa cultivar DH55 chromosome 15, Cs, whole genome shotgun sequence DNA:
- the LOC104747262 gene encoding uncharacterized protein LOC104747262 isoform X3, producing MKPAWLDALYAEKFFVGCPYHETAKKNERNVCCLDCCISLCPHCVPSHRFHRLLQVRRYVYHDVVRLEDLQKLIDCSNVQAYTINSAKVVFIKKRPQNRQCKGAGNYCTSCDRSLQEPYVHCSLGCKVDFVMKRYRDLTPFLKPCHTLTLGPDYIIPQDLLTDDDVAAYETPRSTVVDGDESMSWSSASSDNNAGAAAAYAASTTHVVRKKRTGFCLCAKSANSYKEVSEDPDDISTCINRRKGIPQRSPLC from the exons AAACCGGCATGGTTGGATGCGCTATACGCCGAGAAGTTCTTCGTGGGATGTCCATACCACGAGACGGCGAAGAAGAACGAGAGGAACGTTTGTTGTCTTGATTGTTGTATCAGTCTCTGCCCTCACTGTGTTCCCTCTCATAGATTCCATAGACTCCTTCAGGTTCGCCGTTATGTGTATCACGATGTTGTTCGGCTTGAAGATCTCCAAAAACTCATAGACTGCTCTAACGTTCAA GCTTATACAATAAATAGTGCAAAGGTGGTGTTCATAAAGAAGAGACCACAAAATAGACAATGCAAAGGAGCTGGCAACTATTGCACTTCTTGCGACCGAAGTCTTCAAGAACCTTATGTCCATTGCTCCTTGGGTTGTAAG GTGGACTTCGTGATGAAACGTTACAGGGACTTAACCCCATTCCTAAAGCCATGTCATACTCTAACCCTAGGTCCTGACTACATCATCCCACAAGACTTACTGACGGATGATGATGTGGCAGCCTACGAGACTCCTCGATCAACGGTGGTAGACGGTGATGAGTCCATGAGCTGGTCCTCGGCTTCCTCCGATAACAATGCCGGTGCGGCTGCTGCGTACGCCGCCTCCACCACCCATGTTGTGAGAAAAAAGCGGACCGGATTCTGCCTATGTGCCAAATCCGCTAATAGTTATAAAGAGGTATCGGAGGATCCTGACGATATTTCCACTTGCATCAATCGGCGAAAGGGCATTCCTCAACGATCTCCCCTCTGTTAA
- the LOC104747262 gene encoding uncharacterized protein LOC104747262 isoform X1, which produces MGIQKPAWLDALYAEKFFVGCPYHETAKKNERNVCCLDCCISLCPHCVPSHRFHRLLQVRRYVYHDVVRLEDLQKLIDCSNVQAYTINSAKVVFIKKRPQNRQCKGAGNYCTSCDRSLQEPYVHCSLGCKVDFVMKRYRDLTPFLKPCHTLTLGPDYIIPQDLLTDDDVAAYETPRSTVVDGDESMSWSSASSDNNAGAAAAYAASTTHVVRKKRTGFCLCAKSANSYKEVSEDPDDISTCINRRKGIPQRSPLC; this is translated from the exons GGAATTCAGAAACCGGCATGGTTGGATGCGCTATACGCCGAGAAGTTCTTCGTGGGATGTCCATACCACGAGACGGCGAAGAAGAACGAGAGGAACGTTTGTTGTCTTGATTGTTGTATCAGTCTCTGCCCTCACTGTGTTCCCTCTCATAGATTCCATAGACTCCTTCAGGTTCGCCGTTATGTGTATCACGATGTTGTTCGGCTTGAAGATCTCCAAAAACTCATAGACTGCTCTAACGTTCAA GCTTATACAATAAATAGTGCAAAGGTGGTGTTCATAAAGAAGAGACCACAAAATAGACAATGCAAAGGAGCTGGCAACTATTGCACTTCTTGCGACCGAAGTCTTCAAGAACCTTATGTCCATTGCTCCTTGGGTTGTAAG GTGGACTTCGTGATGAAACGTTACAGGGACTTAACCCCATTCCTAAAGCCATGTCATACTCTAACCCTAGGTCCTGACTACATCATCCCACAAGACTTACTGACGGATGATGATGTGGCAGCCTACGAGACTCCTCGATCAACGGTGGTAGACGGTGATGAGTCCATGAGCTGGTCCTCGGCTTCCTCCGATAACAATGCCGGTGCGGCTGCTGCGTACGCCGCCTCCACCACCCATGTTGTGAGAAAAAAGCGGACCGGATTCTGCCTATGTGCCAAATCCGCTAATAGTTATAAAGAGGTATCGGAGGATCCTGACGATATTTCCACTTGCATCAATCGGCGAAAGGGCATTCCTCAACGATCTCCCCTCTGTTAA